In Candidatus Eremiobacteraceae bacterium, a genomic segment contains:
- a CDS encoding alpha/beta hydrolase: protein MKPFISALCGALLLLVAADRAPAQPATASPSSSFAIGNMRFDKYGPAADPGPALILIPGLSMGAWEWQSTISAFAVDHTVYAATLDGFDGTQPAAGPYIPQADNAIVQLVRKENLKAPVLVGHSIGGHLALRLVEEHSDVFGGAVIVDETPYFPPLAAGQTAQQRAQGIADLAEGIQSAPDWLYDDQTRSTAASMVNDPAQADNIAQHSLRSDRATLAGATSEMSLEDLRPGLARITVPVMVIAPVSSQAPYMNEQLRALTPDQLTATIRNYYASQYDGAKTVTVQTIANSKDFVMLDQPDALNAAIKNFLSGLQR, encoded by the coding sequence GTGAAGCCGTTCATTTCGGCGCTCTGCGGCGCGTTGTTGCTGCTCGTAGCCGCGGATCGCGCGCCCGCGCAGCCGGCGACCGCCTCACCGAGCAGCAGCTTCGCCATAGGCAACATGCGCTTCGACAAATACGGGCCAGCCGCCGATCCAGGTCCCGCGCTGATTCTCATACCGGGTCTATCCATGGGCGCGTGGGAGTGGCAGAGCACGATCTCGGCGTTCGCCGTCGATCACACCGTGTACGCCGCCACCCTCGACGGATTTGACGGCACGCAGCCGGCGGCAGGTCCCTACATCCCGCAAGCGGACAACGCGATCGTGCAGCTCGTGCGCAAGGAGAATCTCAAAGCGCCGGTGCTCGTCGGCCACAGCATAGGCGGTCATCTCGCGCTGCGGCTGGTCGAAGAGCACTCCGATGTCTTCGGGGGCGCGGTCATCGTGGACGAGACGCCCTACTTCCCGCCGCTCGCGGCCGGGCAGACCGCGCAACAGCGCGCGCAGGGCATCGCGGACCTCGCCGAAGGCATACAATCAGCGCCCGATTGGTTGTACGACGATCAGACGCGTTCGACCGCAGCATCGATGGTCAACGACCCCGCCCAGGCAGACAATATCGCCCAGCACTCGCTGCGCAGCGACCGCGCCACGCTCGCCGGTGCGACCAGCGAGATGTCGCTCGAGGACCTGCGTCCGGGGCTTGCCAGGATCACCGTGCCGGTGATGGTCATCGCGCCGGTCTCAAGCCAAGCGCCATACATGAACGAGCAGCTCCGCGCGCTCACGCCCGACCAGCTCACGGCGACGATACGTAACTATTACGCCTCGCAGTACGACGGCGCAAAGACCGTCACCGTGCAGACGATCGCCAACTCGAAGGACTTCGTGATGCTGGATCAGCCGGACGCGCTCAACGCGGCCATCAAGAATTTCCTGAGCGGCCTGCAGCGTTAG
- a CDS encoding prolipoprotein diacylglyceryl transferase family protein produces the protein MILSATCYALGYLAGLAAFGYMARRRGIATSGIWMLMSAGLVGGLAGANLTQLIVTGSPGKTLLGGVVCGYLAVVLLKRYLGIVRPTGDLFAMALAAGEAIGRWGCFFGQCCYGKIASHLPWAVYEHGAYRHPTQAYLALAATGVFIVLWQLHEKPLPENALFYLQGMLLCTTRFGIEFFREGPVMLAGLTLAQLACIAGLAFFGYKMIELVSKEMAPSRPALTPATT, from the coding sequence ATGATCTTGTCAGCGACCTGCTACGCGCTCGGCTACCTGGCCGGCCTGGCGGCGTTCGGCTACATGGCGCGCCGCCGCGGCATCGCCACCTCCGGCATCTGGATGCTCATGAGCGCGGGCTTGGTCGGCGGCTTGGCGGGCGCCAATCTCACGCAGCTCATCGTCACAGGATCGCCCGGCAAGACGCTGCTCGGCGGCGTCGTTTGCGGCTACCTGGCCGTCGTGCTCCTGAAGCGCTATCTCGGCATCGTGCGCCCCACCGGCGATCTCTTCGCGATGGCGCTGGCCGCCGGCGAAGCGATCGGCCGCTGGGGCTGCTTCTTCGGCCAATGCTGTTACGGCAAGATCGCGTCGCATCTGCCGTGGGCGGTCTATGAGCACGGGGCATATCGCCACCCCACGCAAGCGTACCTTGCGCTCGCCGCGACCGGCGTCTTCATCGTGCTCTGGCAGCTGCACGAGAAACCGCTCCCCGAGAATGCGTTGTTCTATCTGCAGGGGATGCTGCTGTGCACCACCCGTTTCGGCATCGAGTTCTTCCGCGAGGGACCGGTCATGCTCGCGGGGCTCACGCTCGCGCAACTCGCCTGCATCGCCGGTCTGGCGTTTTTCGGGTATAAGATGATAGAACTCGTCAGCAAAGAGATGGCGCCATCGAGACCTGCGCTCACACCGGCAACCACGTGA
- a CDS encoding zinc-ribbon domain-containing protein, with protein sequence MPDVTPSGSPCPNCGHSVPPNAPVCQHCGALNVSPERQGHIAKKNRTWLGIMLGLVGCAVVLPLVVALGALAICSGLWHNYH encoded by the coding sequence GTGCCTGACGTCACGCCAAGCGGGTCGCCCTGCCCCAATTGCGGTCACAGCGTGCCGCCGAACGCTCCCGTGTGCCAGCATTGCGGCGCGCTGAACGTCTCGCCGGAGAGACAGGGTCATATCGCCAAGAAAAACCGCACGTGGCTGGGGATCATGCTGGGGCTCGTCGGCTGCGCGGTCGTCCTGCCTCTCGTCGTGGCGCTTGGCGCCCTGGCGATCTGCAGCGGGCTATGGCATAACTATCACTAA
- a CDS encoding radical SAM protein, translating to MALAVNDHTVLKSVRAVCPRCFADDPAFDPQWPADIADGHLVARDGKVYLRRYCRRGHGEVWSLYEEDFELWQYLQQWRVPTKIINPDTREIFPVPTGYEHGLGPAHLQHTCIFLLDVTSQCNLSCPACYAGSGPEQTQYMPLESIMRAVRTAIDREGGRLDVVMISGGEPTVHPQIIEILRAIAALPVTRVLLNTNGIRLAADGELTSFLAQHRGRIEIYLQYDGQRADTQLYLRGQDLREIKRRTLERLSAAKVFTTLVMVVTRQNQDLIGEVMDTVLDTPFVGGVMFQPVFGSGRAPRFDSMDRVTATGVLRRIDEQCARVRADDLIALPCSHPDCCSIGYLLKGKDEAYQSLARLVGHDVLRQNLGLVGNTIAFADTLAVVRDALAGIMSESMTLSRPELVVHLSTLCSACDFGGVAGLIAAAFRKESSHDFVGTRVKRVTIKHFMDADTLIAERLEQCCVHVGSAGNDPVRMPFCAARLFPKVRAKALEGATTRAEVAHYHGS from the coding sequence ATGGCGCTGGCGGTTAACGACCACACCGTTCTCAAGAGCGTGCGCGCGGTCTGTCCGCGCTGTTTCGCCGACGATCCGGCGTTCGACCCGCAATGGCCCGCCGACATCGCAGACGGCCACCTGGTCGCGCGCGACGGCAAGGTCTACCTGCGCCGTTACTGCCGGCGCGGTCACGGCGAGGTCTGGTCGCTGTACGAAGAAGACTTCGAGCTGTGGCAGTATCTGCAGCAGTGGCGCGTCCCCACCAAGATCATCAACCCCGACACGCGCGAGATCTTCCCGGTGCCGACCGGCTACGAGCACGGCCTCGGACCCGCGCATCTGCAGCACACCTGCATCTTCTTGCTCGACGTCACGTCGCAGTGCAATCTCTCATGCCCGGCGTGTTACGCGGGCTCTGGACCCGAACAGACGCAGTACATGCCTCTCGAGAGCATCATGCGCGCGGTGCGGACGGCTATCGATCGCGAAGGCGGGCGGCTTGACGTCGTGATGATCAGCGGCGGCGAGCCGACGGTGCATCCGCAGATCATCGAGATCCTGCGCGCTATCGCTGCGCTGCCGGTCACCCGGGTGCTGCTCAACACCAACGGCATCCGCCTGGCTGCTGACGGCGAGCTGACGTCGTTTCTCGCGCAGCATCGCGGACGGATCGAGATCTACCTCCAGTACGACGGCCAGCGCGCCGACACGCAGCTGTATCTGCGCGGCCAGGATCTGCGCGAGATCAAACGGCGCACCCTCGAACGCCTCTCCGCCGCAAAAGTCTTCACCACGCTGGTCATGGTGGTGACCCGGCAGAACCAGGATCTGATCGGCGAGGTCATGGACACCGTGCTCGACACGCCGTTCGTCGGCGGTGTGATGTTCCAGCCGGTGTTCGGTTCGGGCCGGGCGCCGCGCTTCGACAGCATGGACCGGGTGACCGCCACCGGCGTCTTGCGGCGTATCGACGAGCAGTGCGCGCGCGTGCGTGCCGACGATCTCATCGCGCTGCCGTGCAGCCATCCGGACTGCTGCTCGATCGGCTACCTGCTCAAGGGCAAAGACGAAGCCTATCAGAGCCTCGCACGGCTGGTCGGCCACGACGTGCTGCGCCAGAACCTCGGCTTGGTCGGCAATACGATCGCGTTTGCGGACACGTTGGCGGTCGTGCGCGACGCCCTCGCCGGCATCATGTCCGAATCCATGACGCTGTCGCGCCCCGAGCTGGTCGTGCACCTGTCAACGCTGTGCTCGGCGTGCGATTTCGGCGGCGTCGCCGGCCTCATCGCCGCGGCGTTCCGCAAAGAGTCGTCGCATGATTTCGTCGGCACGCGCGTCAAACGAGTGACCATCAAGCACTTCATGGACGCGGATACGCTCATCGCCGAACGGCTGGAGCAATGCTGCGTCCACGTCGGCAGCGCGGGCAACGATCCGGTGCGCATGCCGTTCTGCGCCGCCCGCCTTTTTCCCAAGGTCCGCGCGAAAGCGCTCGAAGGAGCGACGACGCGCGCGGAGGTAGCGCACTATCATGGCTCTTGA
- a CDS encoding FAD-dependent oxidoreductase, giving the protein MKIAVIGAGINGLSSAWALTRDGHDVTVYEQGPIPNPLGSSVDQNRLIRFPYGASMGYTRMVFAAYEAWELLWADLGETLYARTGTLAIARDESSWTDLSAATLARIGVEARRLSPADIERVFPMLRTDGMRYALHLESGGELFASRIIEALARHLRARGVELVEHTPVESVDVEQPHAVMRDGSVVSCDALVIAAGPWVSRLLPSMASRVTPSRQVVAYVEPPAQYAGHWRHGPMLMDLDGAGFYLVPPYGGTDLKIGDHRFSLAGQPDADREPALPEAQAVFEQARRALRDFDQYRIKGMRTCFYTVQPQERFLVERLDRSWLVSACSGHGFKFGALNGLAVADGIAGRRTADAIASYAAGDAVASG; this is encoded by the coding sequence ATGAAGATCGCGGTCATCGGCGCCGGCATCAACGGATTGTCGTCCGCGTGGGCGCTCACGCGCGACGGGCACGACGTCACCGTGTACGAGCAAGGCCCGATCCCAAATCCGCTCGGATCGTCCGTGGATCAGAACCGGCTCATCCGTTTCCCATACGGCGCGAGCATGGGCTACACGCGCATGGTCTTCGCCGCATACGAAGCCTGGGAGCTTTTGTGGGCGGATCTGGGCGAGACGCTGTACGCGCGCACCGGCACTCTTGCCATCGCGCGCGACGAGTCGAGCTGGACCGATCTTTCCGCTGCCACGCTGGCGCGTATCGGCGTCGAGGCGCGTCGCCTTTCACCGGCGGATATCGAGCGCGTCTTTCCCATGCTGCGCACGGACGGCATGCGGTACGCGCTGCACTTGGAATCCGGCGGCGAGCTGTTCGCGTCGCGCATCATCGAGGCGCTGGCGCGTCATCTGCGCGCGCGCGGCGTCGAACTCGTCGAGCACACGCCGGTGGAGTCGGTCGATGTGGAGCAGCCTCACGCGGTCATGCGCGACGGGTCTGTGGTCTCGTGCGATGCGCTGGTGATCGCCGCGGGACCGTGGGTGAGCCGGCTGCTACCCTCGATGGCGTCGCGCGTCACGCCGTCGCGGCAGGTCGTCGCGTACGTCGAGCCGCCTGCGCAGTATGCCGGGCATTGGCGGCACGGACCGATGCTCATGGACCTTGACGGCGCGGGCTTCTACCTCGTGCCGCCCTACGGCGGCACCGACCTCAAGATCGGCGATCATCGCTTCAGTTTGGCCGGCCAGCCAGATGCGGACCGCGAGCCGGCGCTGCCTGAAGCGCAGGCGGTCTTCGAGCAGGCGCGCCGCGCGCTGCGAGATTTCGATCAATACCGGATCAAGGGGATGCGCACGTGCTTCTACACGGTGCAGCCGCAAGAGCGTTTCTTGGTCGAGCGGTTGGATCGGTCGTGGCTGGTCAGCGCGTGCTCGGGCCACGGCTTCAAGTTCGGAGCGCTCAACGGTCTGGCGGTCGCGGACGGCATCGCGGGCCGGCGGACCGCGGACGCGATCGCCTCGTACGCCGCCGGCGACGCGGTGGCTTCCGGGTAG
- a CDS encoding potassium channel family protein, with translation MSEWQWLELAAGIFVVGLMLYDVFASVVVPRMVSPTLRLSVGMVRLTWRLWKWYALGIKDPDKREDSLGRYAPAVLVLLLIVWLIGLLLGYGLVFYALRAHTQPPIHSYFDAVYFAGASMLTIGYGDIVATGDMTRLFSLAAGATGLALFALIISFIFSIFGAFQRRELFIVMMGSRAGAPASGVTFLESAGKYKLYDDLVTSMREAEAWAASVLESHLAYPTLTYFRSSHDDESWVGTLGAMLDAATLLMTIADSPYLGQAKLLHNICVHLVRDLSRYFRLEGDDVIGIDRREFDQACAQLSAAGWSIHADDEAWRRFAALRMQYAGPLNAMAAFWAIPPARWIGDRSEISARSMHAAVTR, from the coding sequence ATGAGCGAATGGCAGTGGCTCGAGCTTGCGGCCGGCATTTTTGTCGTCGGCCTGATGCTGTACGACGTGTTCGCCTCGGTCGTCGTGCCTCGCATGGTCTCGCCGACGCTGCGTCTCTCGGTGGGGATGGTCAGGTTGACGTGGCGGCTCTGGAAATGGTATGCGCTGGGGATCAAAGATCCGGACAAGCGCGAAGATTCCTTGGGGCGTTATGCGCCTGCCGTCCTGGTCCTCTTGCTCATCGTCTGGCTGATCGGCCTGCTGCTCGGATACGGCCTCGTGTTCTACGCGCTGCGCGCGCACACGCAGCCCCCGATCCACTCGTATTTCGACGCCGTGTATTTCGCGGGCGCGTCGATGCTGACGATCGGCTATGGTGACATCGTCGCCACCGGCGATATGACGCGTCTATTCTCACTGGCCGCCGGCGCAACGGGTTTGGCGCTGTTCGCACTCATCATCTCCTTCATCTTCTCCATCTTCGGCGCATTCCAGCGGCGCGAGCTGTTCATCGTCATGATGGGCAGCCGTGCAGGCGCCCCGGCCTCCGGCGTCACCTTCCTCGAGAGCGCCGGGAAATACAAGCTATACGACGATCTTGTGACGAGCATGCGGGAGGCCGAAGCGTGGGCCGCCTCGGTGCTCGAGTCGCATCTCGCATATCCGACGCTCACGTACTTCCGCTCCAGCCACGACGACGAGTCGTGGGTGGGCACGCTGGGGGCGATGCTCGACGCCGCCACATTGCTCATGACGATCGCGGACAGCCCATACCTCGGCCAAGCGAAGCTGTTGCATAACATCTGCGTGCATCTGGTGCGGGACCTGAGCCGCTACTTCCGTCTTGAAGGTGACGATGTGATCGGCATCGATCGCCGCGAGTTCGACCAGGCGTGCGCTCAGCTGTCGGCTGCCGGCTGGTCCATCCACGCTGACGACGAGGCCTGGCGGCGATTTGCGGCATTGCGGATGCAATACGCGGGTCCGCTCAATGCGATGGCGGCGTTTTGGGCCATTCCGCCGGCTCGCTGGATCGGCGACCGTTCCGAGATCAGCGCGCGCAGCATGCACGCGGCTGTCACGCGATAG
- a CDS encoding YceI family protein → MRFQILATLGALALGALVFTQPAPARADITWTIDPGHSLAEFSVVHLGVTHVRGSILIQQGSIVSASGDGQPTAISATLDASSIDTRNQDRDADLKSSNWLDVTKYPTLSFKSTNIVPGANGAFAATGDLTLHGVTRPVTLQGHVDGTTTDGRGHQRVAYSASTTIKRQDFGLNWAQQTPGGTFVAGDDVDISITIEAVNR, encoded by the coding sequence ATGCGATTTCAGATCCTCGCCACCCTCGGCGCACTCGCGCTTGGCGCACTCGTCTTCACGCAACCCGCGCCGGCGCGCGCCGACATCACCTGGACCATCGATCCCGGCCACTCGCTCGCCGAATTCTCAGTCGTACACTTGGGCGTGACGCACGTGCGCGGCTCGATCCTGATCCAGCAGGGCAGCATCGTTTCCGCTTCCGGAGATGGGCAGCCCACGGCGATCAGCGCCACGCTGGACGCGTCGAGCATCGACACCCGGAATCAGGATCGCGACGCCGATCTGAAAAGTTCGAATTGGCTCGATGTGACGAAGTACCCGACGTTGAGCTTCAAGAGCACGAATATCGTGCCGGGCGCGAACGGCGCATTCGCTGCGACCGGGGATCTGACGCTTCACGGGGTGACGAGACCGGTCACGCTGCAGGGGCACGTCGACGGTACGACCACGGATGGCCGCGGACATCAGCGCGTGGCCTATTCGGCGAGCACGACGATCAAACGTCAGGACTTCGGGCTGAATTGGGCGCAGCAGACGCCCGGCGGCACGTTCGTGGCGGGTGATGACGTGGACATCTCGATCACGATCGAAGCGGTCAACCGTTGA
- a CDS encoding Ppx/GppA phosphatase family protein, with product MRAAVISAGSNSCRLLIARIDADQPHVEHHDIRITRLGEGVSASGVLSPPAMERSLAAIEEFAQLGKQADRLLAIGTAALREAKNASDFIARVRQITGVEMRVLSGEEEARASFDGALWALDRAGRTPAGAVTVIDIGGRSTEFASRAQPADRVTLVSLPLGAVRMTERFFKHDPPRAEELNACRTAVRMELHAAPAQSVGNLVFVGGTADTTARMLYAYDPTSAVHVGAVRRADLEDLLRLTSSLPLEQRKRLHGLPESRAEIFPAGLAIIDEIVSRAGVQEFTVSESDLLVGFLLETIRMG from the coding sequence ATGCGTGCAGCCGTCATCTCGGCCGGGAGCAACTCGTGCCGGTTGCTGATCGCCCGCATCGACGCCGACCAACCTCACGTCGAACATCACGATATCCGCATCACGCGCCTCGGCGAAGGCGTCAGCGCGTCGGGCGTTCTTTCGCCTCCAGCGATGGAACGCTCGCTCGCCGCCATCGAGGAGTTCGCGCAGCTCGGCAAGCAGGCGGATCGGCTCCTCGCCATCGGCACCGCTGCGCTGCGTGAAGCGAAGAATGCGAGCGACTTCATCGCGCGCGTGCGTCAGATAACCGGTGTTGAGATGCGCGTTCTCAGCGGAGAAGAAGAAGCCCGCGCTTCATTCGATGGTGCGCTGTGGGCGCTCGATCGCGCCGGGCGCACGCCGGCCGGCGCCGTGACGGTCATCGATATCGGCGGCCGCAGCACGGAGTTCGCATCGCGCGCGCAACCAGCCGATCGCGTCACGCTCGTCTCCTTGCCGCTGGGCGCCGTGCGCATGACCGAGCGCTTTTTCAAGCACGATCCGCCGCGCGCCGAAGAGCTCAACGCCTGCCGGACGGCGGTGCGCATGGAGCTCCACGCAGCCCCGGCCCAGTCCGTAGGAAACCTCGTCTTCGTCGGCGGCACGGCCGACACGACGGCACGCATGCTCTACGCGTATGACCCTACGTCGGCCGTCCACGTCGGCGCGGTGCGTCGAGCGGACCTCGAGGATCTGCTGCGCTTGACCTCGTCGCTGCCGCTCGAGCAGCGCAAACGTCTCCACGGCCTGCCCGAGTCGCGGGCCGAGATCTTTCCGGCGGGCTTGGCGATCATCGACGAGATAGTCTCGCGCGCCGGCGTGCAAGAGTTCACGGTCAGCGAGAGCGATCTCTTGGTAGGTTTTCTTCTCGAAACGATCAGAATGGGATGA
- a CDS encoding septum formation initiator family protein: MRRGSLGHKISRLAAPPLGRGARKQRERGMLRVMSAAGRMVALAAVLLVAVSFSVQAWRVGAQNYQLHKQIDAVEDQNRQLTAESVKLRKDVILSRDPEFLVPLIHEQLGLTKPHEVFIQVATPAPK, encoded by the coding sequence GTGCGGCGCGGTAGCCTCGGCCACAAGATCAGCCGGTTGGCGGCACCGCCGCTCGGCCGCGGCGCGCGCAAGCAGCGCGAGCGCGGCATGCTGCGCGTCATGTCGGCCGCGGGCAGGATGGTCGCGCTGGCGGCGGTGCTGCTGGTGGCCGTCTCGTTCTCGGTTCAGGCCTGGCGCGTCGGCGCCCAGAACTATCAGCTGCACAAGCAGATCGACGCGGTCGAGGACCAGAACCGGCAGCTGACCGCCGAATCGGTCAAGCTGCGCAAGGACGTGATCCTCTCGCGCGATCCGGAGTTCCTCGTGCCGTTGATCCATGAGCAGCTCGGTCTCACCAAGCCGCACGAGGTCTTCATACAGGTGGCGACACCCGCTCCCAAATGA
- a CDS encoding acetyl-CoA carboxylase carboxyltransferase subunit alpha, with the protein MNVIVELEKPLLELEAKIEGLKKLNETQRVDFSSEIRALEEKARTLEAEIFGNLTPWQRVHLARHPRRPLALDYIAKLDGFVELHGDRMFRDDPALVAGYAFLGGIPVFVLGQQKGRDTKENLYRNFGMAHPEGYRKAARIMRLAEKFKKPLLTFIDTPGAYPGIGAEERGQSEAIATNIKLMAGLHTPIVVNIVGEGGSGGALAIGVGDHVAMLQHAVYSVASPEAASSILWRDSTKAEEAASRLRLTSEDLFEFGIIDEIVPEPMGGAHRDPAKTIDAVLEADKRALAKLMSLSGDTLADRRYEKYRKIGAHEEMVQDRAAR; encoded by the coding sequence GTGAACGTCATCGTCGAGCTCGAAAAGCCGCTGCTCGAGCTTGAGGCCAAGATCGAAGGGTTGAAGAAGCTCAACGAGACCCAGCGCGTCGACTTCTCCAGTGAGATCCGCGCGCTTGAAGAAAAGGCCAGGACGCTCGAGGCGGAGATCTTCGGCAACCTCACGCCGTGGCAGCGCGTGCACCTAGCGCGCCATCCGCGCCGTCCGCTCGCATTGGACTACATCGCCAAGCTCGACGGCTTCGTCGAACTGCACGGCGACCGCATGTTCCGCGACGATCCGGCGCTCGTGGCCGGCTACGCGTTCTTGGGCGGCATACCCGTGTTCGTCCTCGGCCAGCAGAAGGGCCGAGATACCAAAGAGAACCTCTATCGCAATTTCGGCATGGCGCATCCGGAAGGCTATCGCAAGGCCGCGCGGATCATGCGTTTGGCGGAGAAGTTCAAGAAGCCGCTGCTCACGTTCATCGACACGCCGGGCGCATATCCCGGCATCGGCGCTGAAGAGCGCGGGCAGTCAGAAGCCATCGCCACCAACATCAAGTTGATGGCCGGGCTGCACACGCCGATCGTCGTCAACATCGTCGGCGAGGGCGGCAGCGGCGGAGCGTTGGCCATCGGCGTCGGCGACCATGTCGCGATGCTGCAGCACGCCGTCTACTCGGTCGCCTCGCCTGAAGCGGCATCGTCGATCTTGTGGCGCGACTCGACCAAAGCCGAAGAGGCGGCGTCGCGATTGCGCCTCACCTCGGAGGACCTCTTCGAATTCGGCATCATCGACGAGATCGTGCCTGAGCCGATGGGCGGCGCACACCGCGACCCCGCCAAGACGATCGATGCCGTGCTGGAAGCCGACAAACGCGCCTTGGCCAAACTGATGAGTTTGAGCGGGGATACGCTCGCGGACCGGCGCTACGAGAAGTATCGCAAGATCGGCGCGCACGAAGAGATGGTGCAAGACCGTGCGGCGCGGTAG
- the accD gene encoding acetyl-CoA carboxylase, carboxyltransferase subunit beta: MSPTPNWLRRRTARPQPADDKLWEICPSCGERIFIKDLDARLHVCPKCGHNFRLSALDRIALLADGDFDEIGENLVTGDPLQWSDRISYPQKTQNDRAKSGLLEAVLVGFCTVERIPIGLGVMDFHFRGGTMGGVVGEKVTLLIEECARRRVPCVIVTASGGARMEEGMIGLMQLAKASAAVERFGALGLPLISILTDPTTGGVSASFGFQGDIIIAESGAAIGFAGRRVIDQTIRQKLPEGFQEAEFLLEHGQVDMVVRRADMKAALASALRFLTTPAAKPNGAVEFIRPIPA; this comes from the coding sequence GTGAGCCCGACGCCCAACTGGCTGCGCAGACGCACGGCGCGGCCGCAACCCGCCGACGACAAGCTCTGGGAGATCTGTCCGTCGTGCGGCGAGCGCATCTTCATCAAGGATCTCGACGCGCGGCTGCACGTGTGCCCCAAGTGCGGGCATAACTTCAGGCTGTCTGCGCTCGACCGCATCGCGCTTCTCGCCGACGGCGATTTCGACGAGATCGGCGAGAACCTGGTCACCGGCGATCCGCTGCAATGGTCTGACCGCATCTCGTATCCGCAGAAGACGCAGAACGATCGCGCGAAGTCCGGCCTGCTCGAAGCGGTGCTCGTCGGTTTTTGCACCGTCGAACGCATCCCCATCGGTCTGGGCGTGATGGATTTCCATTTTCGCGGCGGCACCATGGGCGGAGTCGTCGGCGAGAAGGTGACGCTCCTTATCGAAGAGTGCGCGCGCCGGCGCGTGCCGTGCGTCATCGTGACCGCATCGGGCGGCGCGCGCATGGAAGAAGGCATGATCGGCCTCATGCAGCTCGCCAAGGCGAGTGCAGCCGTCGAACGGTTCGGCGCGCTCGGCCTGCCCCTTATCTCGATCCTCACCGACCCGACCACCGGCGGCGTGTCGGCGTCGTTCGGCTTCCAGGGCGACATCATCATCGCCGAGAGCGGTGCGGCGATCGGCTTCGCCGGCCGGCGCGTGATCGACCAGACCATCCGTCAAAAACTGCCCGAAGGATTCCAAGAGGCCGAGTTCCTGCTCGAGCATGGGCAGGTCGACATGGTCGTGCGCCGCGCGGACATGAAAGCGGCGCTCGCAAGCGCGCTGCGCTTCTTGACGACCCCCGCCGCCAAACCCAATGGAGCGGTCGAATTTATTCGACCGATACCCGCGTGA
- a CDS encoding polyprenol monophosphomannose synthase has protein sequence MTASYDVSVVIPTYNEALGIEKLIVALTQEFADAGINGEIVIVDDNSPDGTGALVDSLAAKYPVRCIHRAGKLGLSSAVIDGWATCTSPIIGVMDADFSHDPAIVPALIGAVQSGRCELAIGSRYVAGGGITNWPWRRKITSRVAIALARPLTPVRDITSGFFFFKRPVIDGVKLDPIGFKIGLEVILKGKYSGVKEIPYVFTDRTAGTSKLNSGEIVNYLKQLSKVYFGGRT, from the coding sequence ATGACCGCGTCCTACGACGTCTCCGTCGTCATCCCCACATATAATGAGGCGCTCGGCATCGAGAAACTGATCGTCGCGCTGACTCAAGAATTCGCGGACGCCGGCATCAACGGCGAGATCGTCATCGTGGACGACAACTCGCCGGACGGCACCGGAGCATTGGTGGATTCGCTCGCCGCGAAGTACCCGGTGCGTTGCATCCATCGCGCGGGCAAGCTCGGACTCTCTTCGGCGGTGATCGACGGCTGGGCCACGTGCACCTCGCCCATCATCGGCGTGATGGACGCCGACTTCAGCCACGATCCGGCGATCGTTCCCGCACTCATCGGAGCGGTCCAAAGCGGGCGGTGCGAGCTGGCGATCGGCAGCCGCTACGTCGCCGGCGGCGGCATCACGAATTGGCCTTGGCGGCGCAAGATCACGTCGCGCGTCGCGATCGCGCTCGCGCGTCCGTTGACGCCGGTGAGAGATATCACCTCCGGATTTTTCTTCTTCAAACGTCCGGTGATCGACGGCGTGAAGCTCGATCCCATCGGCTTCAAGATCGGGCTCGAAGTCATACTCAAAGGGAAGTATTCCGGCGTCAAGGAAATACCATATGTTTTCACCGATCGAACTGCAGGGACGAGCAAACTCAATAGTGGGGAGATCGTCAACTACCTGAAGCAGTTATCGAAAGTCTATTTCGGGGGCCGCACGTGA